One window of Camelina sativa cultivar DH55 chromosome 4, Cs, whole genome shotgun sequence genomic DNA carries:
- the LOC104779539 gene encoding uncharacterized protein LOC104779539 has protein sequence MSELLYSLPTWDHHNLGSLFKPDFNLDTCSFMNGSPSEHIFRSPDMDYSDVSTGYLEDALIESGERSKRRRLLFEDPSKSPNVNDLQNDWGLHEGYSCLNSQFVTPHVNTDERKSGVGYFEETISTAYESPDTSVSSGRIYVREKTPTEPSSSNCGNKNKRLITKLVYPFGLVKPGGKENDVTLHDINERILMTPSRPVRHPVGDFASRPCVSGHGPGLSGKAVVALTKIQTQGRGTITIIRTKG, from the exons atgagtgAGCTTCTCTACTCTCTCCCCACTTGGGATCACCATAACCTTGGATCACTCTTCAAGCCTGACTTCAATCTtg ATACATGTAGTTTCATGAATGGATCGCCGTCGGAACACATTTTCCGATCACCGGATATGGATTATTCTGACGTCTCCACAGGCTACCTCGAAGATGCACTTATCGAGTCCGGTGAGAGAAGCAAAAGGAGACGTCTCTTGTTCGAGGATCCGTCAAAATCTCCTAACGTTAACGATTTGCAG AACGATTGGGGCCTGCATGAGGGTTATAGCTGTTTGAATAGTCAGTTTGTCACACCACATGTTAACACAG ATGAACGTAAAAGTGGGGTCGGTTACTTTGAGGAGACAATATCGACCGCTTATGAGTCTCCCGACACTTCTGTTTCTTCCGGCAGAATTTATGTCCGAGAAAAAACTCCAACCGAACCATCCTCATCCAATTGTGGTAATAAGAACAAAAGACTAATCACGAAACTAGTGTACCCATTTGGATTGGTGAAACCAGGTGGTAAAGAAAATGATGTAACCCTACATGATATCAACGAAAGAATTTTGATGACTCCGTCTAGACCGGTTCGACATCCTGTAGGAGACTTTGCCTCTCGACCATGCGTCTCTGGCCATGGACCGGGCCTCTCCGGAAAAGCCGTGGTGGCTCTTACTAAGATCCAAACACAAGGGAGGGGTACAATTACTATAATCAGAACAAAGGGATAA